A single window of uncultured Pseudodesulfovibrio sp. DNA harbors:
- a CDS encoding pentapeptide repeat-containing protein has product MKWSIGLCWLVVIVLVLPAQAFNQADVDRLAAGDKNMQGADLSGASLFADPYDGVNFSGANLSNATMIGRVFQNCDFRGANLRDAQFRSARFLECDLSGQDFSGVSFSHQQIKQCTLRNARFNGAFVENVLMYQNDIAGAKFDKATLKGGRWYQEDGTGITWDNIKFQQPSIVLDAIKISEVYKPYLSSQIPVGKVQWMASSGRQVDPSKVQLNKKVKTYKPATPKGVQKGMVPKAP; this is encoded by the coding sequence ATGAAATGGAGTATCGGATTGTGTTGGCTTGTTGTTATCGTGTTAGTCTTGCCTGCTCAGGCGTTTAATCAGGCGGACGTGGACCGATTGGCTGCTGGGGACAAGAACATGCAGGGCGCAGATTTGAGCGGTGCGTCTTTGTTTGCTGATCCTTATGACGGCGTGAATTTCAGTGGCGCCAACCTGAGCAATGCCACTATGATCGGGCGGGTTTTTCAAAATTGCGATTTTCGGGGGGCGAATCTCAGGGATGCCCAGTTTCGTAGTGCGCGGTTCCTCGAGTGTGACCTGAGCGGCCAGGATTTTTCTGGGGTTAGCTTCAGCCATCAGCAAATAAAGCAATGTACCTTGCGTAACGCCCGGTTTAACGGAGCGTTTGTGGAGAATGTCCTGATGTATCAAAATGATATTGCCGGGGCCAAATTCGACAAGGCCACGCTCAAGGGCGGGCGATGGTATCAAGAAGATGGAACCGGTATCACCTGGGATAATATCAAATTTCAGCAACCTTCCATCGTGTTGGACGCCATCAAGATCAGTGAGGTCTACAAACCGTATCTGTCCAGTCAGATTCCGGTCGGCAAAGTTCAGTGGATGGCCTCGTCAGGACGTCAGGTAGATCCGTCCAAGGTACAACTCAATAAAAAGGTCAAGACCTACAAGCCTGCCACTCCCAAGGGTGTGCAAAAGGGTATGGTCCCGAAGGCGCCATAA
- a CDS encoding CBS domain-containing protein — protein sequence MYVGLKMLRDFVKVTPQTLVKDAQKQLEESKLWMLLVVDEEGKLVGYVRKEDISAALPSIMTSLEKHEINYLMSKLTVEKIYRTDIKTVAPETEIEGAADMMYEMNLAGLAVVDSAGELIGYINRNVMLDVLAEEMGYREGGSRLTIEVEDRSGVLYEVAGVIANMKMSIISTGTFFFNGRRVVVVRIDTEDPSAVEASLKDRGYKLVAPDDFKGEWT from the coding sequence ATGTACGTCGGACTGAAAATGCTTCGCGACTTCGTTAAAGTCACCCCCCAGACTCTGGTCAAGGACGCCCAGAAGCAGCTTGAAGAAAGCAAGCTTTGGATGCTCCTGGTGGTGGACGAGGAAGGCAAGCTGGTCGGCTACGTGCGCAAGGAAGATATCTCCGCTGCCCTGCCCAGCATCATGACCTCCTTGGAGAAACACGAGATCAACTACCTGATGAGCAAGCTGACTGTAGAGAAAATCTACCGCACCGACATCAAGACCGTGGCCCCTGAGACCGAAATCGAAGGTGCTGCCGACATGATGTACGAAATGAACCTGGCCGGACTGGCCGTGGTCGACAGTGCCGGCGAGCTTATCGGGTATATTAATCGAAACGTCATGCTCGACGTTCTTGCCGAAGAGATGGGATACCGCGAGGGCGGCAGCCGCCTCACTATTGAGGTGGAAGACCGTTCCGGTGTACTTTACGAAGTTGCCGGTGTCATCGCCAACATGAAAATGTCTATCATCTCCACCGGCACTTTCTTTTTTAACGGACGCCGCGTTGTCGTCGTCCGCATAGATACCGAAGACCCGTCCGCAGTAGAGGCATCTCTCAAGGACCGGGGCTACAAATTGGTCGCTCCCGATGATTTCAAGGGAGAATGGACCTAA
- a CDS encoding ABC transporter ATP-binding protein: protein MAYLDVSDVTLTFKGIAALMGVSFTVEQGTIASLIGPNGAGKTSMLNCISGRYIPDGGASGPCKISLDDECLLSLPAHKRTELGLSRTFQNIALFKGLSVLDNLMVGRHSQINYGLLSSIFYWGKAVRTEDRHRRRVEDVIDFLNLSPYRHQHAGRLPYGVQKRVELGRALAAEPKLILLDEPMAGMNLEETEDMARYILDIAEEWGVTVLLVEHDMGVVMDISDKVVVLDFGAKLAEGTPDEVQADKNVIAAYLGTEEATFTGR from the coding sequence ATGGCTTACCTCGACGTCAGTGACGTAACACTCACCTTCAAGGGCATCGCCGCCCTTATGGGGGTGTCGTTCACCGTGGAACAGGGGACTATCGCGTCCCTCATTGGTCCAAATGGTGCCGGCAAAACCTCCATGCTCAACTGCATCAGCGGTCGCTACATTCCCGATGGCGGGGCCAGTGGACCGTGCAAGATTTCTTTAGACGACGAATGTCTGCTGTCCCTTCCCGCGCATAAGCGTACGGAACTGGGACTCTCGCGGACATTCCAAAACATCGCCCTGTTCAAGGGGTTGTCCGTGCTGGACAACCTTATGGTCGGGCGACACAGTCAGATCAACTATGGTTTGCTATCGTCCATCTTCTACTGGGGCAAAGCCGTCCGTACCGAGGACAGGCATCGCCGTCGAGTGGAAGATGTGATCGATTTTCTTAACCTATCCCCCTATCGACACCAACACGCGGGACGCCTTCCCTACGGTGTGCAGAAAAGGGTGGAACTCGGACGCGCACTAGCCGCCGAACCCAAGCTTATCCTTCTGGATGAGCCGATGGCTGGCATGAACCTCGAAGAAACCGAGGACATGGCCAGATATATCTTGGATATCGCCGAAGAATGGGGCGTCACCGTCCTATTGGTTGAACACGACATGGGAGTTGTCATGGACATTTCCGACAAGGTCGTTGTTCTCGATTTTGGTGCCAAGCTAGCCGAGGGGACGCCGGATGAAGTGCAGGCGGACAAGAATGTCATCGCCGCCTACCTAGGAACCGAGGAAGCTACATTTACCGGGAGATAG
- a CDS encoding AMP-binding protein, which yields MAKPYKTTLPRLLCKQAEERGEKTALREKEWGVWQAVSWQENLKVTAEFACGLEHFGLGKGDIVILIGDNRPEWIWAELAIQGLGGIALGLYQDSPAEEIEYIFALAECKLVVAEDQEQVDKMLSFRENLPNLKHIIYHEPKGLKAYEADVDGLLDFKAVRRLGREGCKDAVARYREMVSAVKPDDPALIATTSGTTGRPKLAVLSHANLLSMAHNLGKYDPKSATDEFVSFLPLAWMGEQMMAVASALLFGFCVNFPENPDTASNDSREIGPHFIFSPPRVYESIAAKVQGDIMETTKFKRFLYNLFLPIGYEYVDTVFAGKTPSAWLKLKYFVADQGLFRALRDRLGFSRMRSATTGGAALGPDIFRFFHALGVRLKQIYGQTEIAGISCIHKEGEVDFTSVGAPIPETEVKITDEGEIVSRSPAVFLGYYKNEEATRETVNEDGWLLSGDAGYFDDNGRLVVIDRLKDVMHLNDGTQFSPQFLENKVKFSPFLRESVVLGGGRDYVAAILCIDMAIVGHWAETQMITYTTYQDLAAKEEVYALIKAEIAKTNDSLPGETQIKRFCLLYKELDPDDGELTRTRKVRRSTINERYGALIESLYTDACAVNLETEITYQDGRVREMCGDIRIEDMEV from the coding sequence ATGGCAAAACCATATAAGACAACGTTGCCCCGACTGCTGTGCAAACAGGCCGAGGAACGCGGCGAAAAGACAGCCCTGCGAGAAAAGGAGTGGGGTGTCTGGCAGGCCGTGTCCTGGCAGGAAAACCTCAAAGTAACGGCGGAGTTCGCGTGTGGCCTCGAACATTTCGGGCTGGGCAAGGGCGACATTGTTATTCTCATCGGCGACAATCGCCCGGAATGGATCTGGGCAGAGCTTGCCATTCAGGGGCTGGGCGGTATCGCGCTCGGTCTGTATCAGGACTCCCCCGCAGAAGAAATCGAATACATTTTCGCACTGGCTGAGTGCAAACTGGTGGTGGCCGAGGATCAGGAGCAGGTCGACAAGATGCTCTCGTTTCGCGAAAATCTGCCCAACCTCAAGCATATTATTTACCACGAGCCAAAAGGCCTCAAAGCCTATGAGGCGGACGTGGACGGACTGTTGGATTTCAAGGCTGTCCGTCGTCTGGGCCGTGAAGGCTGCAAGGACGCCGTGGCTCGCTATAGAGAGATGGTCAGCGCGGTCAAACCGGATGATCCGGCATTGATCGCCACAACGTCCGGCACCACTGGTCGTCCCAAACTGGCGGTGCTTTCACACGCCAACCTGCTGTCCATGGCGCATAATCTGGGCAAGTATGACCCCAAGAGTGCAACCGACGAGTTTGTGTCCTTTCTGCCTCTGGCGTGGATGGGCGAGCAGATGATGGCTGTGGCCTCGGCCCTGCTGTTCGGTTTTTGCGTCAATTTCCCGGAGAACCCGGACACAGCATCCAATGATTCCCGCGAGATCGGGCCGCATTTTATCTTTTCCCCGCCGCGTGTGTACGAATCCATCGCTGCCAAAGTGCAGGGCGACATTATGGAGACCACGAAGTTCAAGCGGTTCCTTTACAATCTGTTTTTGCCCATCGGGTATGAGTATGTGGATACCGTGTTTGCCGGAAAGACTCCGTCTGCCTGGTTGAAGCTGAAGTATTTCGTTGCTGATCAAGGGTTGTTTCGCGCCTTACGTGATCGCCTCGGTTTCAGCCGTATGCGTTCGGCTACAACAGGCGGGGCCGCTCTTGGCCCGGATATTTTTCGTTTCTTCCACGCGCTCGGTGTCAGGCTCAAACAGATTTATGGCCAGACCGAAATCGCGGGTATTTCCTGCATCCACAAGGAAGGCGAAGTTGACTTCACCTCCGTGGGCGCACCCATCCCGGAAACAGAAGTGAAGATCACGGATGAGGGCGAGATCGTTTCCCGATCTCCAGCGGTTTTTCTTGGTTATTACAAGAACGAGGAAGCCACTCGTGAGACCGTCAACGAAGATGGCTGGTTGCTTTCGGGGGATGCCGGATACTTTGACGACAACGGACGTCTGGTGGTCATCGATCGTTTGAAGGATGTCATGCATCTCAATGACGGAACCCAGTTCTCGCCTCAGTTTTTGGAGAACAAAGTCAAGTTCTCTCCGTTTTTGCGAGAATCCGTTGTGTTGGGCGGCGGGCGTGACTATGTGGCCGCAATTTTGTGCATTGATATGGCTATCGTGGGTCATTGGGCTGAGACTCAGATGATCACGTATACCACGTATCAGGATTTGGCAGCCAAGGAAGAAGTCTACGCGCTCATTAAAGCAGAGATTGCGAAGACTAATGATTCGCTCCCCGGAGAGACGCAGATCAAGCGTTTTTGTCTGCTCTACAAGGAACTGGACCCTGACGATGGTGAGTTGACCCGTACCCGCAAAGTGCGACGGTCGACTATCAACGAGCGGTATGGCGCGTTGATCGAGTCGCTCTATACCGATGCATGTGCAGTGAATCTGGAAACTGAAATTACGTATCAGGATGGCCGGGTGCGAGAGATGTGCGGCGATATCCGCATAGAAGACATGGAGGTGTAA
- a CDS encoding branched-chain amino acid ABC transporter permease, with amino-acid sequence MEYYLQLIVNGLVVGGIYSLVALGFVIIYKATKVVNFAQGELVMVGAYMCFALTVQFNIPFIWAFFITLGFSVLLGLAIERMVLRPLIGEEHISVIMVTVGMSSVLKSLVQLFWGTQIKVYPQVLPSEPIVIAGLPVAPVYIAAFALSAVLFAIFSVFFKYSRTGIAMRATAFDQQAAQSMGIGIKNIFAMSWCIACVVSSVGGVILGNINGINSHIGHLGLKVFPAVILGGLDSLLGAALGGLIIGVLENVCDGAARQLLGLGGFREVAAFIILVIILMIKPYGLFGTKEIERV; translated from the coding sequence ATGGAATATTATCTGCAACTCATCGTCAATGGACTGGTGGTCGGCGGCATCTATTCCTTGGTCGCCCTGGGATTCGTCATTATATACAAGGCCACAAAGGTCGTGAACTTCGCACAGGGCGAGCTGGTCATGGTCGGGGCATACATGTGCTTCGCGTTGACCGTACAGTTTAACATCCCGTTTATCTGGGCATTCTTTATCACTCTGGGGTTTTCTGTTCTGCTCGGTCTTGCCATCGAACGCATGGTTCTACGGCCACTCATTGGTGAGGAACATATCTCGGTAATCATGGTTACGGTGGGGATGAGTTCTGTGCTCAAATCGTTGGTGCAACTTTTTTGGGGCACCCAGATTAAGGTGTATCCGCAGGTGTTGCCGAGTGAACCGATTGTGATCGCAGGTTTGCCCGTAGCCCCTGTCTATATCGCGGCCTTTGCGCTCTCTGCGGTCCTGTTCGCCATCTTCTCGGTCTTTTTTAAATATTCACGGACAGGGATTGCTATGCGTGCCACGGCCTTTGACCAACAGGCCGCGCAATCCATGGGGATAGGTATCAAAAACATCTTTGCCATGAGTTGGTGCATCGCTTGTGTTGTTTCTTCTGTGGGCGGCGTGATCCTTGGCAATATCAACGGTATTAATTCCCACATTGGTCATCTTGGACTGAAAGTTTTCCCGGCGGTGATTCTCGGCGGGCTGGATTCCCTGCTCGGCGCGGCACTTGGCGGGTTGATTATCGGTGTGCTTGAAAATGTGTGTGATGGGGCGGCGCGACAGTTGCTCGGTCTGGGTGGTTTCCGAGAGGTTGCGGCCTTCATTATTTTGGTCATTATCTTGATGATCAAGCCATACGGTCTGTTCGGGACCAAAGAGATCGAGAGGGTTTAG
- a CDS encoding branched-chain amino acid ABC transporter permease — MQGKCGLFFTSYRGEARIFQSGFQKLMIGLLVAALCVAPLVLDVFTTSVMNLIFISVLGAVSLNLLTGVCGQISLGHGAFIGVGAYAAGQCSLHGVPFPLAILTGGLITAMVGMVFGVPSLRLKGIYLAIATLAAQLVLEYVFLHGGALTGGSNGLLLDPPQMFGFSFDTEGRMYYLLFAFAAASLLMVSNIMRSKYGRAFVSIRDFYLSAEIVGVNLFWYKLIAFGVSSFLAGVAGGLWGHYTGYISAEQFNIGLSISYLAMIIIGGLGSVIGSVFGAIFIVLLPEVLNILANGVGAYFPDIAQHIVALREGVFGLVLILFLIFEPEGLANRWRLAKAYWKLYPFAH, encoded by the coding sequence ATGCAAGGCAAATGCGGTCTCTTTTTCACCTCCTATCGCGGCGAAGCCCGGATTTTTCAATCCGGTTTCCAAAAACTCATGATCGGCCTGCTTGTTGCGGCCTTGTGTGTTGCCCCATTGGTACTCGACGTCTTTACGACATCCGTCATGAACTTGATTTTTATCTCGGTTCTCGGCGCAGTGTCCCTCAATTTGTTGACCGGCGTATGTGGTCAGATTTCCCTCGGTCATGGTGCATTTATTGGTGTGGGTGCGTATGCAGCAGGGCAATGTTCCCTGCATGGTGTTCCATTCCCGCTGGCGATTCTGACCGGAGGTCTGATTACGGCCATGGTCGGTATGGTGTTTGGCGTTCCTTCGCTTAGGCTCAAGGGTATTTATCTCGCTATCGCAACGTTGGCGGCCCAGTTAGTGCTTGAATACGTGTTCCTGCATGGCGGGGCGTTGACCGGTGGGTCCAACGGGTTGCTGCTCGACCCGCCGCAGATGTTTGGCTTCAGTTTTGATACTGAGGGACGGATGTACTATCTGCTCTTTGCTTTTGCCGCTGCCAGTCTGCTCATGGTGTCAAATATCATGCGGTCCAAGTACGGACGGGCTTTCGTGTCCATCAGGGATTTCTATCTGTCGGCTGAAATCGTGGGAGTGAACTTGTTTTGGTACAAGCTTATCGCATTCGGCGTCAGTTCGTTTTTAGCGGGTGTGGCCGGTGGCCTGTGGGGGCATTACACGGGATACATTTCTGCCGAGCAGTTCAATATAGGGCTGTCCATTTCCTACCTTGCCATGATCATTATCGGCGGATTGGGGTCGGTCATCGGTTCTGTGTTCGGTGCCATATTCATTGTACTGCTCCCGGAAGTCCTCAACATTCTTGCGAACGGCGTGGGGGCGTATTTCCCGGACATCGCCCAGCACATTGTGGCTCTGCGCGAAGGTGTGTTCGGATTGGTTCTTATTTTGTTCCTGATTTTTGAACCGGAAGGACTGGCAAATCGTTGGCGTTTGGCCAAGGCGTATTGGAAGTTGTATCCGTTTGCTCATTAG
- a CDS encoding ABC transporter substrate-binding protein has product MRVGTIITAVCITLLAGLMLFGCGGEDKKSAETSTNDASPIKVGGLIDMSGPTSSVGAPYAEGIKGGVKYVNENGGIDGRMIELNLQDTAYNVQQGLSLYKKMVNTDKVVCIQGYGSAVTEALIRNLAKDKVPDLSASYSAHLTDPKKAPYNFFIAADYSTQARAAIKYFHENWKGEGAPKIAFIYPDHPYGLAPIAGAKAYAEELGYDVVGEANVSLKAIDATTELLPLKDLAPDFCWIGGTTPSTSVILKSAKNIGMNTTFFTNIWGSDENLPKLAGEDANGAYSNQAAAVYGQDVPGMKAIMEITDNKPQMTHYIRGFVSVLVMAEGLKRANANGPVTGESLKTALETLRDFDPMGLAPLISYFPDDHRPNMAVFLYVIKDGKLTFVKEEILNRRADWLGH; this is encoded by the coding sequence ATGAGGGTAGGTACAATCATAACTGCGGTTTGCATCACGCTTTTGGCCGGGCTGATGCTGTTTGGCTGCGGAGGCGAAGACAAGAAATCGGCTGAAACTTCAACCAACGACGCTTCTCCCATCAAGGTGGGTGGCCTTATTGACATGTCTGGTCCCACATCGTCCGTGGGCGCTCCTTATGCAGAAGGAATCAAGGGTGGCGTTAAATACGTCAACGAGAACGGCGGCATTGATGGCCGTATGATTGAGCTGAACCTTCAGGACACTGCCTATAATGTTCAGCAGGGACTTTCTTTGTACAAGAAGATGGTCAACACCGACAAGGTTGTCTGTATCCAAGGGTATGGCTCAGCTGTGACCGAAGCTCTGATTCGTAATCTGGCCAAGGACAAGGTCCCTGATCTTTCCGCATCCTATTCCGCGCATCTGACCGATCCGAAAAAGGCACCTTACAACTTTTTCATAGCGGCGGATTATTCCACGCAGGCCCGTGCTGCCATCAAGTATTTCCATGAAAACTGGAAGGGCGAAGGCGCACCCAAGATTGCCTTTATCTATCCCGATCACCCTTATGGTTTGGCTCCTATTGCCGGTGCCAAGGCATACGCCGAAGAACTCGGTTACGATGTCGTGGGCGAAGCCAATGTTTCGCTCAAGGCCATTGACGCTACCACCGAGTTGTTGCCCCTCAAGGATTTGGCTCCCGATTTTTGCTGGATAGGCGGAACAACGCCGTCCACATCGGTCATTCTCAAGTCTGCCAAGAATATCGGCATGAATACGACCTTCTTTACCAATATTTGGGGCTCTGATGAAAATCTGCCCAAATTGGCCGGAGAGGATGCCAACGGTGCATATTCCAATCAGGCCGCCGCAGTGTATGGGCAGGACGTTCCCGGCATGAAGGCTATTATGGAAATTACCGACAACAAACCGCAGATGACACATTACATCCGTGGCTTTGTGTCCGTGTTGGTTATGGCCGAGGGCCTCAAACGTGCAAATGCCAATGGTCCGGTGACAGGTGAGTCTCTTAAAACGGCTCTTGAAACCCTTCGCGATTTTGATCCCATGGGGCTGGCTCCACTCATTTCCTACTTTCCGGATGATCACCGCCCGAATATGGCCGTGTTCCTGTATGTCATCAAAGATGGCAAGTTGACTTTTGTAAAAGAGGAAATCCTGAACCGTCGAGCCGATTGGCTGGGACATTAA
- a CDS encoding ABC transporter ATP-binding protein: protein MNNVLKVENLEVVYNDVVLVLKGLSLACPLGEITALLGANGAGKSTTLKAISGLLETEDGEVTDGTILYKDEPIQGVIPEKIVRKGVFQVMEGRRIFEDLTVEENLKCGAFTRPRSEINASMEKVYDYFPRLRERCKQLAGYMSGGEQQMCAIGRAIMAKPDLLLLDEPSLGLAPLLVEEIFDIIKKINAEEGVTILLVEQNARAALSVAQQAYIMENGRVVMDGTAAELLNNPDVQEFYLGMGKSGDKRSYRDVKHYRRRKRWLG, encoded by the coding sequence TTGAATAACGTATTGAAGGTCGAAAATCTGGAAGTCGTCTATAATGACGTCGTTCTCGTGCTGAAAGGGTTGTCCCTGGCCTGTCCATTGGGAGAAATCACAGCTTTGCTTGGCGCTAATGGCGCGGGCAAATCAACTACCTTGAAGGCTATTTCCGGCCTGCTTGAGACCGAAGACGGCGAGGTTACGGATGGGACGATTCTTTATAAAGATGAGCCGATTCAAGGGGTTATCCCCGAGAAGATTGTCAGGAAGGGGGTTTTTCAGGTCATGGAAGGACGCCGTATTTTTGAAGATCTGACAGTGGAAGAAAATCTCAAATGCGGTGCATTTACCCGTCCGCGTTCCGAGATCAATGCGTCCATGGAAAAGGTGTATGATTATTTCCCCCGGCTTCGGGAACGGTGTAAGCAACTTGCAGGCTACATGTCTGGTGGCGAACAGCAGATGTGCGCTATTGGTCGCGCTATTATGGCGAAGCCCGACTTGTTGCTTCTTGACGAGCCATCCCTCGGCTTGGCGCCACTGTTGGTGGAAGAAATTTTTGACATCATCAAGAAGATCAACGCTGAAGAAGGCGTGACCATCCTTTTGGTGGAACAGAACGCTCGCGCGGCCCTGTCCGTGGCGCAACAGGCGTACATTATGGAAAATGGTCGGGTCGTTATGGACGGCACTGCCGCTGAGTTACTCAACAATCCGGATGTGCAGGAATTTTATCTTGGCATGGGAAAGAGCGGCGACAAACGATCTTATCGGGATGTAAAGCATTATCGCCGTCGTAAGCGTTGGCTTGGGTGA
- a CDS encoding AMP-binding protein: MYYSEYETEPREKRMKRKWKGVREVLLEAEQSSGEFQARLETMGACARDFKNWDDYGKIPPLRKRDVIQWQKEYGLGWFLNCKPGQLSRIYQSPGPIFDPEGVDPDYWAWSEGFFAAGFRPGDLAQMTFSYHMTPAGLMLEEPLRDIGCGVVPAGPGNTAKQIEFLVQLPVTAFVGMTSYLKVIGQKAQAAGFDLREDFSLEKAYVAAEPLSEMLRAEVEDMFGITVRQGYGTADVGCIAYECMELGGMHLSNYRHVEICDPTTGEPLPDGELGEVVVTPFFTDYPLIRLATGDLSSIDTAMCECGRTARKLTGWKGRADDTAKVKGQFIYPGQAGTVFAKYPDVSCWQILVKNDKGRDSLVVVVETAAPLDDEKFCADFQSVMKLKPVVETCAPGTLPEDAPRLVDERTFD; the protein is encoded by the coding sequence ATGTACTACAGCGAATATGAGACTGAGCCGCGTGAAAAACGGATGAAACGGAAGTGGAAGGGCGTACGAGAAGTGCTGCTTGAGGCCGAACAGTCGTCCGGTGAATTTCAGGCGCGTTTGGAAACCATGGGCGCGTGTGCCCGTGATTTCAAGAATTGGGATGATTATGGCAAAATCCCTCCGCTCAGAAAACGGGATGTCATCCAATGGCAGAAGGAATACGGCCTAGGCTGGTTTCTAAACTGCAAACCCGGTCAGTTGTCGCGTATCTACCAGTCCCCCGGCCCTATCTTTGACCCGGAAGGCGTTGACCCGGATTATTGGGCGTGGAGTGAGGGGTTTTTTGCCGCCGGATTCCGCCCCGGCGATCTTGCACAGATGACATTTTCCTATCATATGACCCCCGCTGGACTGATGCTTGAGGAGCCTCTTCGGGATATTGGTTGCGGCGTGGTCCCGGCTGGGCCGGGCAATACAGCCAAGCAGATTGAGTTCTTGGTGCAGCTGCCGGTCACAGCGTTTGTAGGCATGACCAGCTACCTTAAAGTTATAGGTCAAAAGGCGCAGGCAGCGGGGTTTGATCTGCGTGAAGATTTTTCGCTTGAAAAAGCCTATGTCGCTGCCGAGCCTCTGTCAGAGATGCTTCGAGCAGAAGTCGAGGACATGTTTGGTATAACCGTCCGTCAAGGCTACGGCACAGCGGATGTGGGATGTATCGCCTATGAGTGCATGGAATTGGGAGGGATGCACCTGTCCAATTACCGGCATGTGGAAATTTGCGATCCGACAACTGGTGAGCCTCTGCCTGACGGCGAACTTGGCGAGGTCGTGGTGACGCCGTTTTTCACTGATTATCCTTTGATACGTCTGGCTACGGGAGATCTGTCTTCCATTGATACAGCCATGTGTGAATGTGGTCGGACAGCTCGGAAGCTCACGGGTTGGAAAGGGCGCGCCGATGATACGGCCAAGGTTAAGGGGCAGTTCATTTACCCCGGGCAGGCCGGAACCGTATTCGCGAAGTATCCTGATGTTTCGTGCTGGCAGATTCTGGTAAAGAATGATAAAGGCAGGGACTCCCTTGTGGTGGTGGTGGAAACTGCTGCTCCATTGGATGACGAAAAGTTCTGTGCCGATTTCCAATCGGTGATGAAATTAAAACCAGTCGTCGAGACCTGCGCGCCCGGGACACTCCCGGAAGACGCGCCCCGGCTCGTCGATGAAAGGACTTTCGATTAA
- a CDS encoding IscA/HesB family protein encodes MINVTESAQKELTTYFADREVQPIRVHLADGGCSGMRLSLALDEVRDGDKSVEHGGFTFLINEELSQASGTVSIDMTDYGFAIDSENQIGGGGCGSCGGGCGQ; translated from the coding sequence ATGATTAACGTAACCGAATCTGCACAGAAAGAATTGACTACATATTTTGCCGACCGCGAAGTTCAGCCCATCCGTGTCCATCTGGCCGACGGAGGCTGCTCCGGCATGAGACTGTCGCTGGCTCTGGACGAAGTTCGTGACGGAGATAAGTCCGTCGAGCACGGCGGCTTCACCTTCCTTATCAACGAAGAGCTGTCCCAAGCTTCCGGCACAGTCTCCATCGACATGACCGACTACGGTTTCGCCATCGATTCCGAGAATCAGATCGGCGGTGGTGGATGCGGCAGTTGCGGTGGTGGATGCGGCCAATAG